The region ACGGTGAAGGCCAGCGCCAGGTCGGCGTCGAGTTGTCGTTCGTGGCACTCGTCGAGCAGCACGGCACCGGTGCCGGGCAGCTCGGGGTCGTGGTGCAGGCGCCGGAGCAGCAGGCCGGTGGTGACGACCTCCACCCGGGTGTCCGGCCCGACCCGGCGTTCGCCGCGGACCGCGTAGCCGACGCGTTCGCCCACCCGCTCGCCGAGCAGCTCGGCCATCCGCCGGGCGGCGGCGCGGGCCGCCACCCGACGGGGTTGGGCGATGACCACCCGGCCGGTGACCCGGTCGGCAACGGCCAGTGGCGCGAGGGTGGTCTTGCCGGTGCCCGGCGGGGCCACCAGGACGCCGGTGCCGGCCGCGTCGAGTTCCGCGACCAGCGCCGGCAGCACCGGCCGTACCGGCAGGTCCACTGTTACGTCGGAGAGCACGGCCCAGTCTCGCACCGGCGGGGACGCCTCAGTCGCGACGCACCTCGCCCACGCCGGACACGAAGGCCCGCCAGGCGGTCGGGCCGAAGGCGAGCACCGGGCCGGACCGGTCCTTGCTGTCGCGTACGGCGATCTGACCGTCGGCTGTCGCGACCTCCACGCAGTTGCCGTTGCCACTGCTGCGCATGCTGGTGCGCCAAGCCGCTCGGGTCAGGTCGTGCGCCGTCATCCGCGGTACCTCTCGTCTGCGTCGGCGTGCCGCCGAAGCGGTCACGCAAAGTTACGAGAAGCATGCTCAAGACGGGTCAAGGACGCCGTCGGATCGAGCGCCATCCGGCACAGCTCCTCGTGCAGAAGGCTATACCCGAGCACCTGGTCGGCCTCCTCCAGAGCCAGTCCCATCGTGAGGTTATCCAGGTAAACCACGGAAGCGTCGCCGGCATCGGCGAAGTTGAGGATCACGTACGGGGTGCTCATCGCGGGGTGGCCGCCGGCCGCGAAGGGAAGTACCTGAATTATTACGTTGGGTAACTGTGCGATCCGGCTCATGTGGACCAACTGTTCGGCCATCACCGCGGTGCCGCCGACCGGGCGCAGCAGCACGGCCTCGTTGAGTACCACCGAGAGTTGGACCGGGTTCTCGCGGCGCAGCACCTCCTGCCGGCGCAGCCGGGCCGCGACCTTGCGCTCCAGGCCGTCCTCGCCGGCGGTGCGCCGGAAGATCTCCCGGGCGTACGCCTCGGTCTGCAGCAGCCCTGGAACCGACTCGGCCTCGTACGTGCGCAACGCCGCCGCCTCGGCCTCCAGCCCCACGTAGAACTCGAACCACTCGGGTAGCACGTCGCTGTAGTTCTGCCACCAGCCGCGTTGCTGTGCCCCCCGGGCGATCTCGATCAGGGCCTCGGCGTCCGAACCGGTGACCTCGTACAGCGCGAGGGCGGCTCGTACGTCGCGCGGTTTGATGCCGATCTGCGCGGTCTCGATCCGGGAGAGGTTGCTCTTGGACATGTCGAGCTGGCGGGCGGCCACGTCGAGGGTCATGCCCGCGCGTTCCCGGAGCTGGCGAAGCTCCCGGGCGATGCGTCTGCGGCGGACGGTCGGGCTGGCGGCGGGTCGGTTGGTGGGGGTGGCGGTCACTGTCCGAGTCTGACAGAACAAGATCCGCAGGTCGTGCCTGCACGGAGTGCAACTTTCAAATCTGGGAGTTGCGTTGCAATAGCTCTCGGTGCATCCTTTCTCGGTCGCGATCACTGTGGACACACCTGTGCGGGAGGACCGTTGCTCATCGCCGACGAGTTCTTCCTGATCGCACACAACGACAGTCGCGGCAAGGCCAAGCTGCACCCGGCGGCGACCGGGCTCGGGCTGGCGGCGGGGCTGCTCGGCGAGCTGATCCTCTATGGACACATCACCGTGTCGGCCGGGCAGGTCACCGTCATCGACCGTCGCCCGCCAGCGGACGCGCTGGCGCACACCGTGCTCGACCAGTTGATCGGCGAGTCCCAGCACCAGGCGCTGCGGACCTGGCTCAGCTTCCTGGCGCAGAGCGCGACGACCTCGGTGGGGGAGCGGCTGGCCCGCGCCGGCGTGCTGCGTCGGCAGGAGAGTCGCCGGCTGCTGCGCACCTCAGTCAGCTACCTGCCGATCGATCTCAACGCGGTGGCCTGGCCGGCAACCCGGCTACGGGCACTGCTGGACCGGCCCGACCCGCCGAACGTGCCGGACGCGCTGCTGCTCGGCCTCGTCGTGGCCGCGGGACTGACCCGCGAGGTGCTGTGGAGCGCCGGCCCGCGCGCCCACCACCGACTGAACGTCCTCATCCCCGCACTGCCGGCACCGCTGAAGGAACTGGTCGGGCACACCGAGGCAGCCGTCGGCGCCGCCGTGCTGCGCGGCATTCCCTGATTTCCCCGGTAACCCCCTACCCCTCCCCTCTACGACCGGAGTAGTCGTATGCCCCCGACATCGACAGTCGACCGACCCAGCAACGTCTCCGACGCCCTGGCCCGAGGCCGCCTCGGCGTCCCCTCGGTGATCTTCTTCGTGCTCTCCGCAGCCGCGCCGTTGACAGTGGTGGCCGGCGTCGTCACCACCGGCTACGGCGTCATCGGGGTGACCGGCATCCCGCTGGCCTTCCTGCTGGTCGCCGCCGTGCTCGCCCTGTTCTCGGTGGGCTACGTCGCGATGTCGCGCCGGGTGGAGAACGCCGGCGCCTTCTACGCCTACATCTCCCGTGGTCTCGGCCGGCCGGCGGGAGTGGGCGCCGCCTGGGTCGCGCTGATCGCGTACAACGCGCTACAGGTCGGGCTGTACGGCACCATCGGCGCGGCGGCCGAGCCGGTCCTCGACCGGATCTTCGGTGGGCACCCGCACTGGGCCGTCGTGGCACTGGTGGCGTGGGCGCTGGTCGGCCTGCTCGGCCTGCTCCGGGTGGACATCAACGGCCTGGTTCTGGCCGCGCTGCTGGTCGCCGAGATCGTGGTGATCCTCGTCTTCGACCTGGGGCAGCTCGGCAACCCGGCCGGTGACCAGGTCAGCTTCGCCAGTTTCGCGCCGGACAACCTCTTCGTGCCGGGGGTCGGCGCGGTGCTGGTGCTGGCCATCCTGGGCTTCGTCGGCTTCGAGTCCGCGGTGGTCTTCAGCGAGGAGAGCAAGGACCCCAAGCGGACGGTGCCGCTCGCGACGTACCTGTCGGTGGCGATCATCGCCGGGCTGTACGCGCTGTCGTCCTGGACCATGGCGGTCGCCGTGGGGCCGGACCAGATCGTCGCGGAGGCCGGCGAGCAGAGTGTCGGTCTGATCTTCAACCTGGCTGCCGCGCAGCTCGGCGACACCGTGGTCACCATCGGGCAGGTGCTCTTCCTGACCTCGGTGCTCGCCGCGATGATCTCGTTCCACAACACGACGGCCCGCTACACCTTCGCGCTCGGCCGGGAGCGGGTGCTGCCGGCGGTGTTCGGGCAGACCTCGGCCCGTTCCGGGGCTCCCCGGGCGGCCTCGGTGGCACAGAGCGTCCTCGGCCTGGCGGTCATCCTGGTGTACGCGGTCAACGGCTGGGACCCGGTGGTCCAACTGTTCTTCTGGGGCGGCACGACCGGTGGGTTCGGCGTGCTGCTGCTGATCGCCGCCACCTCGGTGGCCGTGATCGCCTACTTCGCCCGCTCCGGGGGCGGTGAGAACGTCTGGCGGCGGGTCGTCGCCCCTGGCCTGGCCACCGTCGCGCTCTTCGTGATCATCTGGTTGGCGGTGTCGAACTTCGCCAACCTGCTCGGCGTCGCGCCGGACTCCACCCTGCGCTGGGCGTTGCCCGCCGTGTACCCGGTGGCCGCGCTGCTGGGCATCGGCTGGGCGCTGGTGCTGCGCGGCAACCGTCCGGACACGTACGCCCGGATCGGCCTGGGCGCGGCGAGCAGCGCCGCCGTCGTCAATCCGGCGGGGCAGGCCACCGCGGAGGCGACCCGATGAGCGTGGTCATCGAGCGCCTCGGGCCGGAGGAGACCACCCTCGTGGCGGGTCGGATCGCCGAGGCGTTCACCGTGCTGGAGGTGACGTACTGGCTGGTGCCCGACGCGAGTAAGCGGGAGGCCGTGCTGGCCGGGGACTTCGAGATCCTGGTCGGCCATGCCATGCGGTACGGCATGGTGCACGCCACCGAGGACCGGGCGTCGGTCGCGGTCTGGTTCCCGTCGGTCGGCGAGCCCGCGCCGCCGCCGGTGGACTACGACACCCGACTGGCCGCCGCCTGCGGTGAGTGGACCGACCGGTTCCAGCACCTCGACGACCTGTTCGCGGCGAACCACCCGCACCCGGACCACCACCACCTGGCCTTCCTGGCGACCCGGCCGGACCGACAGGGGCAGGGTTTGGGCAGCGCGTTGATGCGGCACCACCACGCCTGGCTGGACGCCAACGCGATGCCCGCGTACCTGGAGGCGAGCAGCCCGCGCAGCCGAGATCTATACGCCAGGCACGGTTACCTGGCGGGCGAGCCGTTCCGGGTGCCCGACGGCACGCCGTTCTGGCCGATGTGGCGGGAGCCGGCGGGAAACTGACCGCCCCCGGGCACTGTCAGAACCCGAACACTGTCACGTGAGTGGGACAGTGCAGACACGAGCGGAGGGCCGGGTCCACGGACCCGGCCCTCCGCTTTCGTCGACTGCTCAGTACGTGCCGTCCAGCTGCCCACGCAGCTTGGTCAGCGCCCGGGTCAACAGCCGGGAGACGTGCATCTGCGAGACGCCGATCTGGTCGGCGATCTGCGACTGGGTCAGGTTGCCGTAGAAGCGCAGCGTGAGGATCTTCTGCTCGCGCTCGTCGAGGGTGGCCAGCGCCGGGCCGAGGGCGACCCGCAGCTCGGCCAGCTCGAACTCGTTGTCCTCGCCGCCGAGCATGTCGCCCAGCTCGGTGGCCCGCTCGCCGTCGCCGGTCGGGGTGGACAGTGACACCGCGTTGTACGCGCGGGCGCCCTCCAGGCCCTCCAGGACCTCTTCCTCGGTGAGCTTGAGGTGCGCGGCGATGTCGGCGACCGTGGGCGAGCGGCCGAGGGTCTGCAGGAGCGAGCTGTTGGCGTCGGAGATGGCCAGCCGCAGCTCCTGAAGCCGGCGGGGGACGCGGATGTCCCAGGTGCGGTCCCGGAAGTGCCGCTTGAGCTCGCCGATGATGGTGGGGATCGCGTAGCCGGCGAAGTCGACACCGCGGGAGGGGTCGAACTTGTCGATCGCCTTGATCAGGCCGACTGCGGCGGTCTGGGCCAGGTCGTCGGTCGGCTCGCCGCGCCCGCTGTAGCGGTGGGCCAGGTGGTTGGCCAGCGGCAGCCAGGCCTCGATCGCGCGGTCCCGGAGGGCGGCGCGCGACGGGTGGTTGACGGGCAGTGCGGCCATGGCGTTGAGCAGGTCGGCGGCGCTGTCGGTGAGAGCGCGCGGGTCGAGCTTGGTGGTTGCCTTCACGGCGGTGCTCGGCTGCTCGGTGATCGTTGGCGCGGTCATGGGTGGTCCTCCCTGCACCTCGTCCGCGGACAAAAAAGGGTGTGACTCTTTGGTTTAGCTTCCTGTGGGCCGTTCGGGACTCACCTTAACCTGATCGTCTCGCGGAAATCTAGCCGAAAGGCTGATGTACTTAAGGTGTGCCGAGCAACGAAAGGTGCAAATCAGGCATGAATCGGGCCGCCTGTGGGGATCCGTACCGGTTCTACGTCAGGTTGCGTGCCCACCCGGTCATCCCGCCGGACTGACCGAGCGGTCCTTGTCCCGCGCCAACCGGTCAACATGAAATCCGACATCCGGGCAGGAGTGTCGCCTATCCGTCGTTGTCCCGCTGGCGGGACCGGCCGTAGCGTCGCGTGTACACACCCGGTTCGGAGGCACCGTGCTCGATCCAGCCGCTCCCCAGCTCGTCGTGAACAGTCGAACGCTCTACTTCAGTTGGCTGCCGGCGGACCCGGACGCGGTCGCCGCACTGGTTCCGCCGGGGCTGTGCCCCCGCCCCGACCGCCAGGTGTTCCTCAACCAGTACGTCGTGGATGACGAGACACAGACCAGCGGCTTCGGCGCGTACTCGCTGACCTACCTCGGCGTCTCACTCGTGGGCGTCGACGCTCCCGGCGGCCTCAACCCCGGTGGCTGGTGGAGCCACTACGTGGCCTCCAGCCGGCGGGTCCGTGAGTACGCTGCCGCCCGAGGCGCCCCGGTGCTCTCCGGGCGGACCAGGATCGAGGTGAGCGGCGAGGACCTGCTCTCCGAGACGGAGATCGACGGGAACCCGTTGATCCAGACGCGCTGCCGGGTGGGCGAGACCGGTCACGTGATCAGCAGCGGGCACCACCGCTACTTCACCCGTCGCGACGGCCAGTTCCTCAGCTCGGCCTACCCGTTCGTCGCCGAGCCGGTCTCCCCGTTCGAGATCGAGTCGGTGGAGTTCCTCCAGCCGCGGCACCCGATGTACGCGCTCCGCCCGGCCAACCCGCTGACCATCGGCTTCGGCTACTACTCTCCGCGCTCCTCGTTCGCCTACCCCGGCGGACTGACCGTCCACCCGGTCGCCGCGCCGGAGCCGGCCCGACCGGTTCACCAGGTGCCGGCCAGCCTCGCCCGCAGCGGCCGGCCGTCCGGGTCGTAGACCAGCCGGTACACCGGCACCGCCCAGGCCCGGGTGAACCACGGCAGCCGCTCGGGGCGGTGCGGGCGCAGCCGTCCGGGCGGCCGTTCGCCGACCTGACCGCCGTCGTACCACCGCTGGAGCGCGTCGGCGGCGGCGGTGACAGCCGCTACGGCGTCCGCCGGGTCGATCAGGTCGGCGTCGTCCGCACCGTCCGGGTCACGGTCCAGGTGTTCGCGCCAGAGCCGTAGCCGCATGTCCCGGGCGAAGACCCGAGCGCCGTCTCCCTGACCTGCGGGATCGGTGGGCTCTCGCTGATCGCGGGTGTCGTCGAGCACCGCGCAGGACAACTCGCTGTCGTGTGTCCAGGACCGGCGGTTGAAGTTGTCGCTGCCCACGCTGGCCCAGACGTCGTCGACGACGCACACCTTGGCGTGCACGTAGACCGGGTCGCCGGAGTGGTTCTCGACGTCGAACACGTGCACCCGGTCCGGTGCGGCGCGCTCGCACAGCGACAGCGCCTGTTCCCGCCCGACCATGTTCGGCGGTAGCGCCAGCCTGCCGTCCACGTCCGGGTGCCGCGGCACCACGGCGACCAGGTGCAGCTCCGGGTTGTCCCGCAGCGCGTGTGCGAACAGGTCCGCGACCTCGGTGGACCAGAGGTACTGGTCCTCCAGGTAGATGAGTCGGCGGGCGCGGCGTACCGCCTTGGTGTAACCCCGGGCCACGGTCCGCTCGCCGTCGGGCGCGAACGAGTAGCGGGGCCGCACGGCGGGGTAGGTGCGCAACACCTGGATCTGGTGCGGACCGCAGGGTGGGGGATCGGCCGGTTGCTCGGGCAGTGGGTCCGGGCGCAGGTCCGCGCCGCGCAGCCGATCCCGCAGGTAGGCGACCGGGTTCTCCGAGTCCAGCGGCATCGGGTCGGTCCAGCGTTCCCGGAACAGGGTGTCCAACGCGCCCACCACCGGGCCGCGTACCGCGAGCTGCACGTCGTGCCAGGGCGGGTTGGACCCGTAGCGGGGGGACATCTGCACCGGTTGCGGGTCACCATGATGATCGGCGTCGTCGCGGCGGCTGTGGCACAGGTCGATCCCGCCGGCGAACGCGATGTCCCGGTCCGGTGCGCCCAGGTGCCGCAACACCACGAGTTTCTGGTGGTGCGACCCGCCGCGCCGGACCCGCTGGTCGAGCAGCACCTCGCCACCGGCAGCCGAGATCGCCTCGCTGAGGTCGCGGTTCTCCGCCTCGCTGTAGGCCAGCACGTCGAGGTGCGAGCGCCAGATCAGCCCCTTGACCACCACGCCCCGCTGGGCGGCCTGGGCGAAGAGCTGGGCCACGGTCGGGCCGTCCGGGCGCAGCCGCTGGTCCGGGTCACCCCGCCAGTCGGTGAAGAACAGGTGGTCACCGGGACCGAGCGCCTGCACCTCGTCGACCAGCCGGTCGAAGTAGGCGGCACCGTGAATCAACGGCTCGGCGAGGTTTCCCGTGGTCCAGGTGGGTAACCCAGACACCGGGTTGGCGCGTTCCTCCGCGGTGAGAAACCAGTCCTGCAACGGCACCGTCCAGCCCTCCTGGAGGTCGGCAACGTCCTCACCGTAGGACGCCCGACCCGGGGCCGCACGCCAGGCCGACAGACCAGTGACCTGGTCAACGCCACCGAAGAGCGACGCGACGACAGCCGAGGAGGCCACACCATGCCCCGCGACACGACGAATCCCGTGACCGAGGACCGCGAGCCGGCGGTGGAGAGCGAACGGGGTGCGCTGGTAGCGGTGTTGCTGATGGTGATTCTGGGTGTCGCCGGGATCTTCGCGGTTTCCTGAGATCGGCGCCGACGCCTCGCGGGTGATGCGGAGGCGCCGGCGCCAGTCTCAGTCGTCACCAGTGGTCAGGGGCGGGTGCCCTGGTCGCCGGTGTGCGGCAGACGCTCGGTGGGGATCACGCCGAGCCTTCCGGCCTGGAAGTCCTCGAACGCCTGGATCAGCTCGTCCCGGGTGTTCATCACGAACGGGCCGTACTGCGCCACCGGCTCCCGGATCGGCTGGCCACCCATGATGTAGAGGTCCAGCGCCGGGGCGTTGCTGTCCTGCGCGGTGTCGGCGCCGAACCGCAGCGCGTCGCCCGGACCGTGCACCGCGAGCTGACCGGTGCGTACCGGCCGCCGGTCGGTGCCGACCGTGCCGCGCCCGCCGAGGACGTACACCAGGGCGTTGAACTCGGGCTGCCAGGGCAGGTCGACCTGCGCCCCCGGCTGCACGGTGACGTGCGTGATGGTGATCGGGGTGAAGGTCGAACCGGGGCCGCGGTGCCCGGCGATCTCACCGGCGATGACCCGGATCAGCGCGCCGCCGTCGGGCGTGGTGAGCAGTGCCGACTCCCCGCCTCGGATGTCCTGGTAGCGGGGCGGGTTCATCTTGGCCGACCGGGGCAGGTTGACCCAGAGTTGGGTGCCGTGGAAGAGCCCGCCGCTCATCACCAGGTGCTCCGGCGGCGCCTCGATGTGCAGCAGGCCGCTACCCGCCGTCATCCACTGCGTGTCGCCGTCGGTGATGGTGCCGCCACCGCCGTGCGAGTCCTGATGGTCGAAGACACCGTCGATGATGTAGGTGACGGTTTCGAAGCCGCGGTGCGGGTGCCACGGCGTGCCCTTAGGCTCGCCCGGCGCGTAGTCGACCTCGCCCATCTGGTCGAGGTGGATGAACGGGTCCAGGTCGGTGGTCGACACTCCGGCGAAGGCGCGACGGACCGGGAAGCCCTCGCCCTCGAAGCCGGTGGGAGCGGTGGTCACCGTGCGGACCGGACGGAAGGTGGTGGACTCCTCCAGCCGGGGCAGACGGGGGAGGACGAGAACGTTGTCGACGGTGATCGCGGGCATCGAAGGCTCCTAGCTCGTGGCAGGGGTTGTCGCACCGGACCGGGACGCCCGCAGGCGGTCCCCGATCCGGCCGAAGACCCGGGTGAGGCAGGCGACCTCGGCATCGTCGAGGTCGTCCATCAGGTGGGTGCGCACCGACGCCAGGTGGTGTGGTGCGGCGTCCCGTAGTGCGAGCAGCCCGGCGGCGGTGAGGACCGCCTCGCTGCCGCGTCGGTCGTCCGGACAGGGCTCCTTGCTGACCATGCCGCGGCGCTGCATGGAGGAGATCTGGTACGTCAGTCGGCTCGGCGAGAAGATGAGTCGGCTGGCCAGCTCGCCCATCCGCAGTCGCTGCCCCGGTGCCTCGGAGAGCAGGACCAGCACGTGGTAGTCGGCGAAGCTGAGATCGCTGTGGCCGCGCAGGTCTTCTTCCAGCTGGGTGTAGAGACGCTGGCTGGCCTCGATGTAGGCGCGCCAGGCGGCCTCTCGGGTGCTGTCCAGGCTCTCGGTCATGCGGTCGACGATAGCACTTGTTAAAAATTTAACTAGTGCTCTTCCGCGTTGCCTCGCTCACCTTTTCGGCGCACGATTCGGTGGTTCGTGCAGCTTTGAAGGAAGCGGACGCCAATTCGGCGGCGCCGCCGGGACGCGATGTGTCAGACTCCGGCCTCGTGGAACACGTGCAACTCACCGCCGCCGACCTGCTGCTGCGCCCCTGGCGGGACGAGGACGCCCCGGCGGTGCGCGACGCGCTGCGCGACCCGGCGATCGCCCAGTGGAACCCGCAGAGTGGCGGCCCGGTCGACGACGACGTCGCGCTGCAGTGGGTTCGTCGCCGGGCCGACTGGTCCACCGGCGGCCACGCCTCGATGGCGGTGACCTCGGCGACCGACGGTGACGTGCTCGGCTCGGTGTCGCTGCACCGCATCCACGACGGCGACGCGTCCATCGGCTACTGGACGGTGCCCGCCGCGCGCGGGCGTCAGGTGGCGGGGCGTGCCGTCGTCCGGCTCACCGCCTGGGCGTTCGCCGACCTCGGGCTGCACCGGGTGGAGTTGTGCCACGCGGTGGCCAACCCGGCCTCGTGTCGGGTGGCCGAGCGGGCCGGCTACCGGGCCGAGGGGACGCTGCGCGAGTCGTACCGGTACGGCGACGGCCGCCGCTACGACGAGCACCTGCACGCCCGCCTGGCCACCGACCGCTAGGGCGGCAGGGAACCGTTCACGCTTCGGCCCCCGGCCGCGCCGCTCGCCTCGACCCGTCAGTCGGTGACCTTGGCGAGAAATGTCGCGAGGGCGCTCCGCACGCGGTCGATCCGCTCCGGCAGGGGCAGCGGTTCGGGCGCGGGGGGCCCGGCGTGCTTCTTCCCCCGCACATACAGCGAGCAGGCCAGGTCGGAGCACAGGTACGTGCCCACGGAATCGCCCTGCCGTCCGCTCGGGCCGGCCTTGGGGGCGGTCATCAACGAGACGCCGCCGCCGAGGTGTGTGGTCAGGCAGAACGAGCACATGCTGTGCCGTACGCGCCCGGTCTGGTGCGTCGCGGCCCGCAGCACCACCCCGGCGAGCTTGCCGCCGGTCTCGGCGACCAGGTAGGCCCGCTGTGGCGCGGACGGATCCTGCCAGCCGAAGAAGTCGAGGTCGTCCCAGGGTCGCATTTCAAGATCGTTCGGTACGGCCAGCCGCTTCGCCTCGCCCTTGCTGCAGTTGACGAAGGATGTGCGGATGGCGGATTCGGTCAGGACCAACATAGGTAGTAGTCTAGCGCTCCTAGGCAAACGATTATTACGGCTAGGTTGGGAGTGTGCTGCGTGGCACGTGCCGGGGTGACTGTCGAGCGCCTGACGTTGGCCGCGGCCGAGCTGGCCGACGAGGTGGGCGTGGAGAACGTCACCGTCGCCGCGCTCGCCCGCCAGTTCGGGGTGAAGGACGCGAGTCTGTACTTCCACCTCAAGAACGCGCGGGACCTCCGGGTCCGGATCGCCCTGCTGGCGCTGGCGGAGCTGGCCGACCGGGTCGCCGCCGCGCTCGCCGGCCGGGCCGGCAAGGACGCGCTGGTGGCGTTCGCCAACGCGTACCGCGACTACGCGAGGCAGCACCCCGGCCGGTACGCCGCGATGCAGATCGACCTCGACCCGGAGACCGCCGCCGCGAGCGCCGGCCCCCGGCACGCCGAGATGACCCGGGCGATCCTGCGCGGCTACCGGCTCGCCGAGCCCGACCAGACCGACGCGGTGCGGATGATGCACAGCACGTTCCACGGGTTCGTGAGCCTGGAGAAGACCGGCGGATTCCGGCACACCCCGCGTACGACGGACGACTCGTGGGCCCGAACCTTGGACGCCCTCGACGCCGTCCTGAGCAACTGGCCGTCGCGCTGACGGCCGAGCGGGCATGCGGTGCCCACCCGGCCGGCGTCCATCGTTGTGTTCGGATCAGGGCGTCGCCGGTGCCGTGACGTTCACCAGCCAGTCGGTTCCGAATTTGTCGGTGCACCTGCCGTAGAGCGCACCCCACGGCGACCTGGCGAACGGCACGGTGACCGACCCACTCTCGGACAGCCGCTCCCAGTACGTGGCGAGTTCTGCCTCGTCGCCGCCGAGGGTGATCGACGTGCTGCCCCCGGCCACCTCGTCGCCCGGCGTTCGATCGGAGGCCATCAGCACCACCCCGGTCGTCCCTCGGAGCGTGGCGTGCGCGATCAGCTCGTCCTGCGCCGTGTCCGTCGACCCCTGGAGATCGCCGAACGTGGTGATGTCCAGGTCGCCCCCGAAGGCCGACTGGTAGAACCGCATCGCCTGTCGAGCGTTGCCGGCGAACGTGAGATAGGGACTGACCCGGGCGGTCATCGTCCCGCCTTGGCGGTGAGCGGGCGGCGTACGGCGGTCCGCTGTCGGAGCAGGACGAATCCGAGGCCCGCCAGGAACCAGGTGGTGAGGATGGCGAGGGGCGCCACTGTGTGCGCGCCGGAGAAGTAGCCGAAGCTGTTGACAGCTCGTACGGCTGCGCCCGGGGGAAGCTTTCCCGAGATCGCCTGCGCCCACTGCGGTAGCAGGTCGACCCCGATCGTGGCTCCGCTCGTCGCGTTGCCGATCGTCGTGAGGGTGAGGACGGCCAGGGCGATGCCGGCCGGCCCGAGCCATGCACCCAGAGCCTTCGTGGTGAAGGCGCTCGCGGCGGACAGGAGGATGAGCGAGAGGGCGAGCAGCGGGAACGGGGCCGTCAGCGAGCCGTAGAGCGGACCTGCGACGGTCGCCGCGATCACACCGATCGCGACGGCGAAGCCGCCCATCGCGTAGAGGCGGTGGCGCAGGCGGAC is a window of Micromonospora sp. WMMD961 DNA encoding:
- a CDS encoding WHG domain-containing protein — protein: MTVERLTLAAAELADEVGVENVTVAALARQFGVKDASLYFHLKNARDLRVRIALLALAELADRVAAALAGRAGKDALVAFANAYRDYARQHPGRYAAMQIDLDPETAAASAGPRHAEMTRAILRGYRLAEPDQTDAVRMMHSTFHGFVSLEKTGGFRHTPRTTDDSWARTLDALDAVLSNWPSR
- a CDS encoding VOC family protein; translation: MTARVSPYLTFAGNARQAMRFYQSAFGGDLDITTFGDLQGSTDTAQDELIAHATLRGTTGVVLMASDRTPGDEVAGGSTSITLGGDEAELATYWERLSESGSVTVPFARSPWGALYGRCTDKFGTDWLVNVTAPATP
- a CDS encoding FBP domain-containing protein, giving the protein MLVLTESAIRTSFVNCSKGEAKRLAVPNDLEMRPWDDLDFFGWQDPSAPQRAYLVAETGGKLAGVVLRAATHQTGRVRHSMCSFCLTTHLGGGVSLMTAPKAGPSGRQGDSVGTYLCSDLACSLYVRGKKHAGPPAPEPLPLPERIDRVRSALATFLAKVTD